A genomic window from Blattabacterium cuenoti includes:
- the pth gene encoding aminoacyl-tRNA hydrolase, with protein sequence MIFFSKKKEKFLIIGLGNTGDIYHKTRHNLGFFILDKILEKYLLIFSKKKLGFISEYIYKEKKIFFLKPLTYVNESGVSVKYWMNKENISINNILIISDDIYLKFGYIRLRGKGGDGGHNGLKNIEKELGSSHYPRIRFGIQNNLYIKKKIDYVLGNWKKQELKNIDSKLEIVIQIIFSFVGNGLQKTMNLFNYKLKK encoded by the coding sequence ATGATTTTTTTTAGTAAAAAAAAAGAAAAATTTTTGATAATTGGGTTAGGAAATACAGGAGATATATATCATAAAACAAGACATAATTTAGGTTTTTTTATTTTAGATAAAATTTTAGAAAAATATTTATTAATTTTTTCAAAAAAAAAATTAGGTTTTATTTCAGAATATATTTATAAAGAAAAAAAAATTTTTTTTTTAAAACCATTGACTTATGTTAATGAAAGTGGAGTATCCGTTAAATATTGGATGAATAAAGAAAATATTTCTATTAATAATATTCTTATTATATCTGATGATATTTATCTTAAATTTGGATATATTCGTTTACGAGGAAAAGGAGGTGATGGAGGACATAATGGATTAAAAAATATAGAAAAAGAATTAGGTAGTTCTCATTATCCAAGAATTCGTTTTGGTATTCAAAATAATTTATATATCAAAAAAAAGATAGATTATGTATTAGGGAATTGGAAAAAACAAGAATTAAAAAATATTGATTCTAAATTAGAAATTGTTATACAAATTATATTTTCATTTGTTGGAAATGGATTACAAAAAACAATGAATTTATTTAATTATAAATTAAAAAAATAA
- the sucD gene encoding succinate--CoA ligase subunit alpha translates to MSILINENNRVIVQGLTGKEGLFHTEQMIHYGTSIVGGVTPGKGGKIYLGIPIFNTMYDAVNETNGDISVIFVPSEFASDAIMEAISVDIKLIICITEGIPVSDMMKVKYFLKRKKSKLIGPNCPGIISVKKSKVGIMPNLVFKKKGKIGIISRSGTLTYEAADQIVKYGYGISTAIGIGGDSVIGMNIKDILKLFLEDIETECIVIIGEIGGKLEIDAAEWIKNNKKQNKKPIIGFIAGKTAPIGQKMGHAGAIIGKKIEMAEVKMSIMKKCGIHIVTSPADIGMKVNQILSQ, encoded by the coding sequence ATGAGTATTTTAATAAATGAAAATAATAGAGTAATTGTACAAGGATTAACAGGAAAAGAAGGTTTATTTCATACTGAACAAATGATTCATTATGGAACTTCTATAGTTGGCGGAGTTACACCAGGAAAAGGTGGAAAAATTTATTTAGGTATTCCTATTTTTAACACTATGTATGATGCTGTTAATGAAACTAATGGAGATATTAGTGTTATTTTTGTTCCATCAGAATTTGCTTCAGATGCTATTATGGAAGCTATTAGTGTTGATATTAAATTAATTATTTGTATTACAGAAGGAATTCCTGTATCTGATATGATGAAAGTAAAATATTTCTTAAAAAGAAAAAAATCAAAGTTAATAGGACCAAATTGTCCTGGAATTATTTCCGTTAAAAAATCTAAAGTAGGAATTATGCCAAATTTAGTATTTAAAAAAAAAGGAAAAATAGGAATTATTTCTAGATCTGGGACTCTTACTTATGAAGCAGCTGATCAAATAGTAAAATATGGATATGGAATTTCTACTGCTATTGGGATAGGAGGAGATTCTGTAATTGGAATGAATATTAAAGATATTTTAAAATTATTTTTAGAAGATATTGAAACAGAATGTATTGTTATAATAGGAGAAATAGGAGGTAAATTAGAAATAGATGCTGCAGAATGGATTAAAAATAATAAAAAACAAAATAAAAAACCAATAATAGGTTTTATTGCAGGTAAAACTGCTCCTATAGGACAAAAAATGGGGCATGCTGGTGCTATTATTGGTAAAAAAATTGAAATGGCAGAAGTAAAAATGAGTATTATGAAAAAATGTGGAATTCATATAGTAACATCCCCTGCAGATATAGGAATGAAAGTTAATCAAATTCTATCTCAATGA